One part of the Lotus japonicus ecotype B-129 chromosome 2, LjGifu_v1.2 genome encodes these proteins:
- the LOC130737362 gene encoding binding partner of ACD11 1-like has product MSTVMDHTDQRVEAISHSTASPNRTNHVSDISTVKVSNISLMTSKKDIEEFFSFSGDIQYIEMQRESDRTQVAYVTFKNSQGAETAVLLTGSKIADLYVTITPVEKYQLPPDALPSSPTNQSAAAVKKAEDVISTMLARGFILGKDAINKTKSFDERHHWTSNASSTVASIDRKMGISDKLSIGTAIVNDKVREVDGRFQISDMTKSAIAVAEQKASSAGSAIMSNPYVSTGASWLSSAFTAIAKAAEDVSTMTKEKLEQAEVEKKDTIYNERKGSVDEYAQMHLDESSDWGPAVVPVNSDNDSKL; this is encoded by the exons ATGTCG ACCGTAATGGACCATACGGATCAAAGAGTTGAAGCGATTTCCCACTCTACAGCTTCACCAAATCGGACTAATCATGTTTCAGAT ATAAGTACAGTCAAGGTTAGCAACATATCACTGATGACTTCCAAGAAGGATATTGAagaattcttttcattttcaggTGATATTCAATATATTGAGATGCAAAG GGAATCTGATCGCACCCAAGTTGCTTATGTTACTTTTAAGAATTCACAGGGAGCAGAGACAGCAGTTCTCTTAACA GGTTCCAAGATAGCTGACCTATATGTCACAATCACACCTGTGGAGAAGTACCAGCTTCCCCCTGATGCTCTTCCCTCAAGTCCA ACAAACCAAAGTGCTGCTGCCGTTAAGAAGGCTGAAGACGTAATAAGCACCATGCTAGCCAGGGGTTTCATTTTGGGAAAGGATGCAATCAACAAGACAAAATCCTTTGATGAACGCCATCATTGGACCTCAAATGCTTCTTCCACAGTTGCTTCCATTGACCGTAAAATGGGTATAAGTGATAAACTAAGTATTGGAACAGCCATTGTCAATGATAAGGTGAGAGAGGTGGATGGAAGATTTCAGATTTCTGATATGACAAAGTCCGCAATTGCTGTCGCTGAGCAAAAGGCGAGTAGTGCTGGTTCTGCTATCATGAGCAATCCTTACGTATCCACTGGAGCTTCATGGCTGTCAAGTGCCTTCACTGCTATTGCAAAGGCGGCAGAGGATGTCAGCACGATGACAAAGGAGAAGCTTGAACAAGCCGAGGTGGAAAAGAAGGATACCATTTACAATGAAAGGAAAGGGAGTGTTGATGAATATGCACAGATGCACTTAGATGAGTCTTCAGATTGGGGTCCTGCAGTTGTTCCTGTTAATTCGGACAACGACAGTAAGCTGTGA
- the LOC130735134 gene encoding cyclin-SDS, which produces MPTRSKTSKRKLHQEPPSHILSKKLRSKLPRRRRRQISPVLLSSLRQKTSGENPRFFSVVSVDSSSGSDFAGGEASCNSSRASSIFAGKGRTNSRNGLSEEIDDVQNVERADLLRNRRFEKRIENEAEVSESSCVDSNSGVQERSRTLILKFRSGRESNDPKVNDEVSEACTKSEITCAAAEQHSVQHLKFSKGNLNRNDFISVSSGVRATSLEENKNRASESEFSQGSRSHHAGDNCADLISQSILKYGSDDDSGAGDSDLACSEQLRFSCCDDDDDDETVYCSSQETSFSELHSEIFGESSEIEFSDYTPSLFADSGSQFSEGSVGETPSPTYSLFVQYLNEFSTLASPFNASIVEEDASLQDKFARFEDSDDEDSYQLLRKRERKQVFLWNYAEAYLSATEFGELVLQQRSQMVHWIIEQSCQKQLRQETLFLGISLLDRFLGKGYFKDRRNLQILGIACLTLATRIEENQQYNRLGHKNFNIGDSVYSRCEVVAMEWVVQEVLEFQCFLPTIYSFLWFYLKAANADLVVEKRVKYLAVLALSANEQLRFWPSTVAAALVILACLELELNQNASHKVIGIHVRSKDENLHECMESLEWLLRYL; this is translated from the exons ATGCCAACTAGATCCAAAACTTCCAAGCGGAAGCTCCACCAGGAGCCACCGTCGCACATCCTAAGCAAGAAGCTCCGGTCCAAACTGCCTCGCCGGCGACGACGTCAGATCTCGCCGGTGCTTCTATCCTCGCTGAGGCAGAAAACCTCTGGCGAGAATCCTCGGTTCTTCTCCGTCGTCTCAGTTGACTCGAGCTCCGGCTCCGACTTCGCCGGTGGCGAAGCTTCCTGCAATTCGAGCAGAGCTTCCAGCATATTCGCCGGAAAAGGAAGGACGAACTCGAGGAACGGATTATCTGAAGAAATTGACGACGTTCAGAACGTTGAGCGTGCGGATTTGCTGAGAAATCGGAGATTCGAGAAGCGGATCGAAAATGAAGCGGAGGTGTCAGAGTCTTCATGCGTGGACTCCAATTCTGGAGTTCAGGAACGCAGCAGAACCTTGATTTTGAAGTTCAGGAGCGGAAGAGAAAGTAACGATCCGAAGGTGAACGATGAAGTTTCCGAAGCTTGTACGAAATCGGAGATTACTTGTGCCGCCGCGGAGCAACATTCCGTTCAGCATTTGAAGTTCAGCAAAGGAAATTTGAACCGAAACGACTTCATTTCGGTAAGCTCTGGTGTTCGCGCGACGTCGTTGGAGGAGAATAAGAACAGAGCATCGGAGTCCGAATTCTCTCAAGGTTCAAGGAGCCATCACGCTGGTGATAACTGCGCTGATTTGATATCGCAATCGATTCTGAAGTATGGATCGGATGATGATTCAGGCGCCGGTGATTCCGATCTTGCTTGCTCTGAGCAATTGCGATTCTCGTGCTGCGACGACGACGATGACGACGAAACGGTGTACTGCTCCAGCCAGGAAACTTCGTTCTCTGAACTTCACTCCGAGATCTTCGGCGAATCCTCAGAGATAGAGTTCTCAGATTACACTCCGTCACTGTTCGCCGATTCTGGAAGCCAGTTTTCCGAAGGATCCGTCGGAGAAACTCCTTCACCAACATACTCTCTGTTCGTTCAGTACCTCAACGAATTCTCAACTCTAGCTTCTCCGTTTAATGCTTCAATCGTCGAAGAAGATGCTTCTCTTCAGGACAAA TTTGCAAGgtttgaagattctgatgaCGAAGATAGTTACCAATTgctgagaaagagagaaaggaagCAAGTGTTCCTGTGGAATTATGCTGAAGCGTATTTATCTGCCACAGAATTTGGAGAGCTCGTGCTTCAGCAACGCTCACAAATGGTTCACTGGATCATTGAG CAATCTTGTCAAAAACAGCTTCGACAAGAGACATTGTTTCTTGGAATCAGCCTGCTTGACCGATTCCTGGGCAAAGGATACTTCAAGGACAGACGAAACCTTCAAATTCTTGGAATTGCCTGCCTCACGCTAGCCACCAGGATTGAAGAAAACCAGCAATATAACAG ACTGGGGCATAAAAATTTCAACATAGGAGACAGTGTATACAGTAGATGCGAGGTGGTAGCTATGGAATGGGTGGTGCAGGAGGTGCTCGAGTTCCAGTGTTTTCTGCCAACCATCTACAGTTTCTTGTG GTTCTATCTGAAAGCTGCTAATGCTGATTTAGTTGTGGAGAAAAGGGTCAAGTACCTTGCTGTACTGGCACTGTCAGCTAATGAGCAGCTGCGTTTCTGGCCCTCAACAGTTGCTGCTGCACTTGTAATCCTGGCTTGTCTAGAACTAGAACTCAATCAGAATGCATCCCATAAAGTCATAGGG ATCCACGTTAGATCAAAGGATGAGAATTTGCATGAATGCATGGAG AGCCTGGAATGGTTGTTACGTTATCTATGA